ACGTTGGCGGTCTCGGCCTGCTTGCGTGAGCGCGCAGCATGACGCTGGAGGTTGTCATGGTCTTTTTGCAAGCGCCGACGCTCACGGCTACGTTCCTGGCGCGCATGTTCCCATGCGGCGATAGCGGCGTGCTGTTGGGTATCGCGTTGCTGTCGATAGGCAGCGTAGTTGCCGCCATACACCTGAACGCCAAGGGGCGATAATTCGATGATGCGCGCCATGGTGTCGAGTAATTGGCGGTCATGACTGACCACCACCAGGCCGCCGCGCCAATCAGCCAGTTCTCGCAACAGCCACTCGCGCCCGGCGCTGTCGAGGTGGTTGCTGGGTTCGTCCAGAATCAACAACTGCGGCGCCGCCAACAGCGCTCCGATCAGCGCGACCCTGGCCAGTTGGCCGCCGCTGAGTCGGTCGGCTTGAGTGTCGGTGGCAAGTGTTGGCAAGCCTGCGGCATCCAATGCCAGGCGCAGGCGCTCTGCGAGGTCCCAGCGATCATCGATCAGTTCCAGATCGCCCAGGCGGCCGTCGCCGCGCGCCATACGCTCCAGGGCGGCCAGCGCAGGGGCGGTGCCAGTGATATGGGCGACAGTTTCTCCCGCTTGAATCGTCAACGCCTGGGGCACATAGATCAGGCTGAGTGGTCTTTTCAATGTGCCTGAAGACGGTTGCAGGATGCCGGCCATCAACTTCGCCAGGATACTTTTGCCACGGCCATTGCGCCCGACGATGCCGGTGTGGGTGCAATCAATGGACAGGTTCACGTCCTCCAGCAAGGTTTCGCCATTGGCGAACTGGAAAGACACATGTTGCAGGGAAACAAGAACGGGCAGCCGGTTGACGTCAGTCATCAGCACCTCCAAAAAAATGTCGAACAGGCCAACAAGCGCGCCAGGCGGCTCGTTGCGGATACATTCTGGAAGGCTTAGTTGTTCACGTCGGCGCTCGTCCCGTAAATCAGAAGGGGCGCAAAGGCTACCCCACCTTGGCTTTGTGCGGCAAGTCTTCGGCCAGCTTCTCCAGGAACATCGCCAGGGCGACTTCCTCGGCTTTCAGACCCTTGCGCACTCGTGGCTTGGGCAGTTTCGACAGTTCACCGAGGCTGAAATGCTCAAGCACCGCGGGGTGGATGTAGCACTTGCGGCACACGGCGGGCGTGTTGCCCAACTGCCTGGCCACGTCCTTGACCATTCCTACCACGTGCCGCTTGGCGTCTGACTCCGGCTGCCACGCCAACTCGCGCAACACCGCCAATGCCATCGCCGTGCCCGCCCAGGTGCGGTAGTCCTTGGCGGTGAAGTCTTCGCCGGTGAGTTCGTGCAGGTAAGCGTTGACGTCATGGGAACTGACGGTGTGGCGTTCACCGTCTTCGTCCAGGTACTGGAACAGGTTCTGCCCGGGCAATTCCATGCAGCGCTTGACCACGCGGGCCAGGCGTCGGTCCTTGACGCTCACTTGGTGCTCGACACCGCTTTTGCCGCGAAACTGAAACTGGATTTCGCTGCCCTTGATGTCCACGTGGCGATTGCGCAGGGTGGTCAGGCCGTAGGATTTATTCTCGCGGGCGTATTGGGTATTGCCGACGCGGATCAGCGTGGCGTCCAGCAACGTCACCACCGTGGCCAGCACCTTTTCGCGGGTAAAGCCGGGCTCGGCGATTTGGGCTTCCAGCTGTTTGCGCAATTTTGGCAAGGCGCTGCCGAATGCCTGCAACCGCGAATACTTGTCGCTGTCACGCACTTCGCGCCAGCGTGGGTGGTAACGGTATTGCTTACGGCCACGGGCGTCGCGGCCGGTGGCTTGCAGATGGCCGCGCGGGTCGGCGCAGATCCACACATCGGTGTAGGCGGGCGGTACCGCCAGCGCGTTCAGACGTTTGATTTCATCAGCATCGGTAATGCGCTGGCCTTTTGCGTCCAGGTATTGAAACTTGCCCCGCAGCTTTTTACGGCGGATTCCAGGCTGGGTGTCATCCACATAATGCAGGTCACGGGGCAGGTCGGCGGGCAACGAAGAGTCGGGCATGGTGCGGGTTCCTTGGCAACAAATCAGGCCGGTATGTCTGATTGACCGCAGCGTTTTGCGGTCGTGCCAATTGCTTAAGCCAGCACCGCCACCGCCTTGATTTGCGCCCACAGCACCTGGCCCGGATGCAGTTGCAGCTGGTCGCGGGAGAAACGTGTGATACGTGCCAGCAATGGTGTGCCGCCGGCATCCAGGCGTACCAGAACATGGGCGCTGTTATCCGCCCCCATGTCCTGGATGACCGTTACGGGCAAACGATTGAGGATGCTGCTGTGTTCGTCCGCTTGCAGGTTGAGGCTCACATCCCGTGCCTGGATCTTGACCCGCAACGGTTTACCCACCGCCACCGGCGCATGGGCCACGCGAATCTGCAATCGGCAGTCAGGCAGTTGCAGGGTGAGCAACTGATAGTGCGCGTCGTAGGCAATGACGCTGCCGGCGATCACCACGCCGGCATCGTCGCCCAGGGCCAGGGGCAAATCGAGACGCGCCAGGGTTTCGCCGATGGGGCCGCTGGCCAGGGCCTTGCCGTCGCTGAGCAGGACGATATGGTCGGCCAGCCGGGCGACTTCGTCCTGGGCATGGCTGACGTAGAGCACCGGGATATCCAGCTCGTCGTGCAGGCGTTCCAGGTAGGGCAATATTTCGCTTTTGCGCTGGCTGTCCAAGGCCGCCAGCGGTTCATCCATCAATAACAACTTGGGGCTGGTGAGCAAGGCGCGGGCGATGCCGATGCGCTGGCGCTCGCCGCCGGACAAGTGTTGCGGGTGACGCTCAAGCAAGTGCCCGATGCCCAACAGCTCGGTGGCCTGAGCCATGTCCACACGCCGTTGCGGGCGTGGAATACGCTTGAGACCGAATTCCAGATTGGCGCGCACCGACAGGTGAGCAAACAGGCTTGCCTCTTGGAATACATACCCCAAGGCGCGTTTATGCGGTGGTACGAACAGCCCGTTGCGGCTGTCTTGCCAGACCTCATCATTGATCTGTACAAAACCCTCCTCGGCGCGCTCCAAACCGGCTATACACCGCAGGCAAGTGGTCTTGCCGGAGCCGGACTGCCCATATAACGCGGTCACCCCACGCCCCGGCAATTGCAGGTCCACGTCCAGCGCGAAGGCGGAATATTTCAAGTTCAGACGTATATCAATCATCGCGATCAGCTCCAGCCCATCCTGGTTTTACGGCTGGAATAGAGCGCCAGCAATACGAGGAACGCGAACACCACCATGGCGCCGGCCAACCAATGGGCCTGGGCATATTCCATGGCTTCGACGTGGTCGTATATTTGCACCGAGACTACTCGGGTCTTGTCCGGGATATTGCCGCCGATCATCAACACCACGCCGAACTCGCCGACGGTATGGGCAAAGCCGAGGATTGACGCGGTGATAAAACCCGGGCGTGCCAGGGGCAGGATCACTGTAAAAAACGTGTCCCACGGATTGGCGCGCAAGGTCGCGGCTACTTCCAATGGGCGTGTGCCGATGGCGGAAAAGGCGTTCTGCAACGGCTGCACCACGAACGGCATGGAATAGATCACCGAGCCGATCACCAGCCCGGCGAAACTGAATGTAAGCGTGCCCAGGCCCAGCCATTGGGTGAACTGGCCGAAGTAACCGTTGGGGCCCATGGTCAACAGCAAGTAGAAACCGATGACCGTTGGCGGCAGCACCAACGGTAATGCGACCACTGCACCGACGGGGCCGCGCCACCATGAGGTGGTGCGCGACAGCCACAGGGCTATCGGAGTGCCGATGATCAACAGGATCACAGTCGTCAGTGACGCCAGTTTGATGGTCAACCAGATCGCGGAAAAATCAGCACTCGACAGGGGCATTTACAGCTCGTAGCCGTAGGATTTGATAATGGCAGCGGCTTTCGGGCCTTTCAGGTACTCAACCAGCGCCTTGGCAGCGGCGCTGTCCTTGCCTTTGTTGAGGATCACGGCGTCCTGTTTGATCGGGTCATGCATCGATGTCGGAACAATCCACGCCGAACCGCTGGTGACTTTGCCGTCTTTATAGATCTGCGACAAGGCGACAAAGCCCAGCTCGGCATTCCCGGTGGATACGAACTGATAGGCCTGGGTGATGTTCTGGCCCTCGACGAGCTTGTCCTTGACCTGCTCGGTCAAGCCTTGCTTGGCCAGCACCTGGGTGGCCGCCAGCCCGTAGGGCGCGGCTTTGGGGTTGGCGATGGACAGGTGCTTGAATTGATTGTGCTTGAGCACTTCACCTTTGGCGTCCACGTAGCCTGCTGTTGCCGACCACAGCGCAAGGGTGCCGACCGCGTAGGTAAAGCGCGACCCCTTGACCGTCTGGCCTTCGCTTTCGAGCTTCTGCGGGGTAGTGTCATCGGCGCTGAGGAACACCTCGAACGGCGCGCCGTTCTTGATCTGGGTGTAGAACTGCCCGGTAGCACCGTAAGCCGCGACCAGTTTATGGCCAGTGTCTTTCTCGAAGTCGACGGCAATTGCCTGGATCGGCGCGGTGAAGTTGGCGGCCACGGCCACCTGTACTTCATCGGCATGGGCCGAACCCAGCACGAACACGGCAAGCAGGGGGGCCAGGCGCGAGATACGGTTCATCGTGAAGCGACTCCTTGGGCTGTACGGGGCGTTCAGGTAGAAGGCTCTACCGCTATGTATGGGAATATATAGCGGTTGGCCATTGCCGGTACAGTGCAAAGTTGCCGCTGATGTCAGTGGCGCGCGAGTCGGGTCAACGCCTGCTCGGACAATTGACGCGTCAGGTCATAAGTGGACAGGTCTTTGCCAAGCCCCAGTGCCTGGCCCGCCCACAGGTTGCTGAAACCTGCTTCATCCTTGGCCTTGAGCGGCATTAACGCACCACCGGCTTTGGGGAATGCCGGGGCGCTCGGGTTGATCGGGCCGAGCTCCCGCATCACGCGGTTGACGATGCCCCGCGCCGGGCGGCCGGTGAAGAGGTTGGTCAGTGCCGTCTCACTGGCCAGGGCATGGCGCAGCGCGTGGTGGTGAGAGGCGGTGATGCTGGCTTCGGGCGTGAACAGGTACGCCGTGCCGATCTGGACTGCCGAGGCGCCCAGGGCAAGGGCCGCGACGATGCCACGCGCATCACCGATGCCGCCTGCGGCAATCACCGGCACGCTGACCGCGTCGACCATTTGCGGCACCAGTGCCATCAACCCGATCTGGCTGTTCAGGTCATCGCTGAGGAATAGGCCACGGTGCCCACCGGCTTCAATGCCCATGGCAATAATTGCGTCGCAGCCGTGTTTTTCCAGCCAGATCGCTTCCTCAACGGTGGTAGCCGAGGACAGCACTTTGGCGCCCGTGGCTTTTACCCGATCGAGCAAGGACTGTTCCGGCAGGCCAAAATGAAAGCTCACGACTTCCGGGCGCAGTTGTTCCACCAACTGGCACGCCGCGTCGTCGAACGGTGCGCGATTGGACACGGGGGTGGGCGCATCAAAATCGGCACCAAGTTCGTGATAGTAGGGTTGCAGCACATCCTTCCAATGGCGGTCACGCTCTTCATCAGCTACAGGCGGCTGATGGCAGAAGAAGTTCAGATTCAACGGCCGTGTACTGGCCTGGCGGATGACCGTGACCGCTTCACGCAGTTGCTCGATACTCAGCGCTGCGGCAGGCATGGAACCCAGCGCCCCGGCGCGTTGGGCAGCGATGACCATGGCGGTGGTCGTCGCGCCGGCCATTGGCGCCTGGATGATCGGCACGTCGATGCCCAGCAGGTCGAGAATACGGGGGTCTGGCCAGGTGCTCATGGGATGCGTCTCCAGCGTTAGTAGGGCATTTCGCTGTTTTAGCAGGGCCGTTGGCGCCGGGCCACTCTGTTTTATTCACTGGACGAGTAGGGCGTTTTATGAAGGCGGGGTTTCGCGCTTCAGCAACTCACGTTTGCGTTCCACCCCCCAGCGGTACCCCGAAAGCTCACCATTGCTGCGCACCACACGATGACAGGGAATCGCCACCGCCAGGTGGTTGGCACCACAGGCCTGGGCCACGGCGCGAAAGGCGGTGGGCGCGCCGATGTGCTCGGCTATCTGGGCATAGCTGGCGGTACTTCCTACCGGGATTTCGCGCAATGCCTGCCATACCCGTTCCTGAAAGGCAGTGCCGCGCAGGTCCAGAGGCAGATCCAGGCCCAGGGCAGGGGCTTCGACAAAGCCCACCACCTGGGCGACCAGTTGTTCGAAATCCTGATCCGCGCCAACCAACTCGGCCTTGGGAAACTGATCTTGTAGATCGTGCACCAGCTTATCCGGATCATCCCCGAGCAAAATTGCACACACGCCACGCTGACTCTGCGCCACCAGAATTGCGCCCAGCGAGCATTGGCCGACGGCAAAGCGAATGGTGTTATTGACGCCTCCGCCTTTGTAGTCCTTGGGTTTCATGCCGAGTAGCTGGTCAGCCGCTTCATAAAAACGGCTGTTGGCGTTAAAGCCTGCGTCATACAGGGCGTCTGTCACCGACTGCTGCCCCTTGAGGCCATCGCGGACCTTGCGTGAGCGCAGGGCGCTGGCGTAGCGCTTGGGGGTCAAGCCGGTGCCGGCTTTGAACACACGATGGAAGTGGAACGGGCTCAACCCGGCCTGGCCTGCCAGTACATCCAGGCTCGGGGGCGTTTCAGCCTGTTCGATCAGCCGGCAGGCGTCGGCGACTAACTGCGCATGGTAAGCCGCCAGTTGCGTCTGATCGCCCGCAGCGCGTTTGCTGGCACGATAACCCGCGGCTTCGGCCTGGGCCGGTGTGTCGAAGAACTCGATATTCTCAGGGCGTGGCAAACGCGAAGCACTGCTGGGGCGGCAATATACGCCCGTGGTTTTCACGCCATAGACAAACAGGGCATCTGCCTTGGCATCGCGGGCAATGATGGCGGCCCAGCGCGGATCGTGTTCGTTGTTCATGGCCTGCACTCCAGACGGTTCAGGGGCAGATTAAGCGGGTCGCCCACCGGTAAAACTCCGAAGCTTGCGGTCAAATTAGCCGGCGGTGCGAAAGGTCAGGTTGATGCGTTGCGCGCCCATGACCGGATGCTCGCCGGCCTTGATCGGCATCACCCCATGAAAGCGCAGGCGATCAACCCCGCCCCACACCACCACATCGCCATGGAACAGCGAGACTTTTTGCGTTTTGTCACTGCGCTCATGGCCGCCGAACAGGAAAATCGCCGGCAGGCCAAGGGACACCGAGACCACCGGCGCGCTGTAGCTGCGCTCGTTCTTGTCCTGGTGCAGGGACATCTTTGCCCCTGGCACGTAACGGTTGATCAGGCAGGCGTCAGGCAGAAAGTCGCGGAAGCCGGCCTCGGTTGCCGCCGCCATGGCCAGTTGGCGCAACGCATCCGGCATGGCCGGCCAGGGTTGCTGGTTGCGCGGGTCGAGTGGGCTGTAGCGGTAGCCGCGGGTATCGGTGGTCCAGCCCAGTGCGCCGCAACTGCTCAGCGCTGCCGACATGGTAAAGCCACCGGGCGTGACCATTTGCCGAAAGGGGGACTGGGCCAGCACGCGCCGCAACTCAGGTAGCAACCGCTCAATCCAGGGCAGGGCATAGCCCCTTAGAACGTAGGATTCTTCACCGATCTGCTCGCGCCCGGCAGGTTGTTGCAGGGCAGCATCGGCGAACAAATCGGCAGTAGGGCCCGGCATGACTTACAGCGCCTTGCTCACGGTGATGTCGGTAATTATGTCGCTGGCATCGTGAATTTTCGCCAGGGCTTGCTTGGCTTCTTCGACGCTGTTGGCGGTCAACTGGGCAAATTCGAAGCGGCGTTCGCCGTTGAGCTTGTACTTGATGACGTATTTGGTCGTATGGGTCACTGCTTTTTTCCTGTCAGTTGCTGGTTCAGCTCAGCTTGGTGCTGGTGCGACGAACGATGCGGATCTTGTGGGACAGCGCTGGCTTGCGGGTCACGCTGATGGCGCGACGGGTGACCACATCAAGGGTGATGTTCCAGAAGCCGGTGCTGGGTGCAGTGATCTTGGCCGGGAATTTATCGAATGCACCGCCGTGGTAGGTATGGCGTCCGCCATTTTTGAAGCTGCGAAAGTTCGCATCGCTCATCAAGCGGATGTTGCAGGTCTGTGAACATTCGATAACGACAATGTCTCCCTCGTTGAGGTGCTCACGCTGGTGAATGAATTTCATGCGGGTGTCTCCAGAAGGGCTTTTCTGAAAAATCAGAACGATACGTAGGTTAAGATGGAGTTTATCAGCCCCAGCGCGTTTATTATCGGGCCGTCGTCGACGACTTCGACAATTAAAAACAGTTATTTACCGTGTTATCAGAGATAAATCCTACGTTGCTGGGAGAAATTTACCATCCCCGCTGTCGTAGGGTCTTTATCGGAGGTTTTAGTATGAAGTGGAGTGTGTTGGTGCTGGCCTTGGCAATCGCTGGGTGTGCTTCGGTTGCAGATATCAAGCAGACCCCGCCAACGTTGGTGGTCATCTCAGGGAAGAAACCGCAGGAATATGCGGCGTGTGTTGTGCGCAAACTGGAGGCGACCCGTCGGCCGCCGCAGATCGAACCCCATAAAGACGGTATCCAGGTCATCGTGCCGCAGAAGTTTTCGGCGGACCCTTCTGCGATCTTCGAAATCGAAGACCGCTCCAGTGGTAGCAGCATCAAGCTCTATGAAAGCATGTCCAACGTGCCGATCCGGCCGGGCGACGTGAAGAAAGCCGGGGAAGAGTGCATTTCCGGCTGAGGCCGAGGCTCATCCTGAGCTACGAACCCGATAAAAAGTCCAACACCGCGCAGGCGCGGTATGCATCCAGGGCAGGGCATCCGTTAAACTGCCGGGCATTCACTACAAAGATGCCGCTCCAATCTTGGGATTGAGCGGCATTTGTTCTTTCTGGAAAGCCTGTTATGAAACGAGAAATCGTCAAAGCCCGCCACGCCGAAGGTCAGATTGCAGCGACCCATGTCATCCAGAACCCCGCCGACTTGGGCGAGTGGATCGTGTTCTTCAAGAAAAGCGGCGGTCGCAGCTACTTCCTGGTAGACGATCAGGATGAGGTCGAGTCATTCCCGCGGCTGGATGACCTGATTGAAATATTGCGTGGCCTTGGGATCAAGTTCGCCGAAGTGCATCTATAGCGCAACGGCTTACTTGCACACGACCACCACACTGCGACCTTTAAAGTTGCCCACGTCCTGGCCCAGGGTCTTGTCGCTTTCCTTGAGGGCTGGGGTGCCATTGGTGCCGACGATGCGGTAACCGGTGCCGGCACAGGAGGCGTCGGCTTTCTCGTAGCAACTGGCCCATGAGTTGGCCTCGCCCGAGCAGTCGATGGTCAAGCCTTGCTCGCCATTTTTCAGCAGGGTGTCTGAAGTGGTGGTGCAACCGGCCAGTGCCAGTACTGCGGTCAGTGCCAGGATTTTGTTCATAGAAGTCATCATCGAGAAGAAGTGGAGGGCGCTGACACTGTCGTGGGGCGTTGGCGCGGATTATAGCGAACTGCCACCTGGTGCGCAGTCCCAGATACAAGATCTTCGACTGCTCACTCCAGAGTGCCTCAGCCTCGCACCTGTGTCATGGCACTCCCATCACGAGCACTCCGCTGCCGCTTGTGGCCCCGGGGGTGGGGAGGGATCCCGCGCGCCGAGCCAGGGAAAACGTCACGTCATCGCCGCCCACGCTGTTGGTAATCCGGGTCAGGAACGAGCCATTGACTGGCACTGCGGATCCGCCTCGTACAAGGGCAGTACCCACGTTCGGATTGGTCATCATCAGGAGCCGATTATCGAACGACGACGGTATCCCTTTGTAGGTAATGGTGATGGGCGTGGTAATGCCGCCATCCGGGCAGGAATAGGTGAGCCTGCGGTTGACGCGGATGGCGCTCGTGAGGGGGTCGCTGCCGATCGCCCGCTGATTGACGTCACCAAAGTTGATCTCGATCGGGTTGTTATTGTTGATGGTGCAGGTTGACGGTGAGATGGAGAAGTTGTTGGCAGCGGTATAAGTCAGTGCGAGCGCCGTACCGTAGGCGTTGTAATTGTTTGTCTGGTAGAGACGCAAGACCCCTAGGGTGTCTCCGATTCGAATGTCGATAGGGTTTGTCGGATTGTTGCGTATCAAAATATACGGGGTTACGTTGATCGGAACTCCCAGGCTGTTATTGGGCATTGTTGACACACGAATACCATAGGGGACCGGGGTGTTCTGGAATGTCCCGTTTATCCGTAGGCCCGTACCCTGGTTGACGAACTTTGGCCCAGGCGTCCAGGGGGCACCGGCTTGTACACCGGTTGACCAGTAGTCCGTGAGATGAGGCGGGAAACCGGGGTAAGGCGTGAATCGGCATTCCAGGTTCGCCCCCTCAAGAAGAATGCGGGTGGCATCCGAGCCTAGGCGTACGTCTACCGGGACCTGCAAATTCAGGGTTCCGCCGATGTCTATTTGTATCCACGGCCCGCCGTTCACACGGCATTGAGCTGCTTTCACATTCATGGTGATACCAAGCAGTGCAAGAAACACAATGGCGCCATGTAGTCGTTTCATTTTGATCTCTCGTTGATTCTTTGTCCGAGCTCTACCCCGGCGAGCGTTCAGCCCGCCTGTCAACGCGAGCTCGGATAAAGTGGGGATTTGCCAGGCAGGTTTACGGATAGTCCAGCGTGAACGTGGACGTCACTGTGTAGGCACCATGTCCGATGGTCTGCTCCTGGATAGCCCGCGGCTCGCCCTGCACATAGGCCTTGAGCTCGATCACATTATTGCCATCGCTCAACACCTGCCTGTCGCTGACGGTATTAAGTGGCAGGGGGTTGTTAGCCGGCGTCTCCAGGCCCACCGCAATGCCGGAGGCGCCGCTGCCGCCATCGAGCGCGAGCAATCCGGGGAGCTCGGGGTTTTCCCTGCCGCCGAACGTGATCGTGACTGTGTTGCCAACCGTGGTGTCGCAGTCCTCCAGGTGCAGCTTGAAAACCTTTCCGAGTGAGCGGGTGTTGAGGTAGAGGTACTTGCTGGTCAGGTCCCAGAGTTCCAGGGTAATGGCTTCGTCGCCGGGACGAATCGTGCAGGCTTCTTCAACCAGATTGCCTCTGAAACTCAGGTTGTCCGCTGCGTTACCTTCGGCGATCAAGCCCAGGCTCAGTACCAGCGCGGCACAGGCCCAGACCGGGTGGATGCGTTTATATCCCATGGACTCAACTCCTACTGGTATTCGGCCAACAACGTGGCCACCGCGGTAAACCGGGCGGGTGTCAGGGTTGCGCCAGGTTGTTTGACCGGAACCACTTCCAATACCGGTGGCGACGACAGGCTGATTTCCAGCGGGGAGTTCAGGACAAATGGCTGGTTGTTCTGGAAAACCCGGATACCCAGTGCCGGTACGCTGGTCTGTACCGCCGAACTGTCAAACGTTGTCGCGGTACCGTTGACGCTCAACTTAAGCTCCCAAGGCAGCGTGTCGGTGCCACAGTTGATGGTGTAGCCGACGCTCTGGCGGTATTTCACTCCATCGACGCGCTTTACGCCGACATCGCCAAAATCCACTTCAATGGTATTGCCGGCGTCGATGGTGCAGGGCGGGGGCTCGTTCAGTGTTCCGCTGAAGGTCAGGTTGGCCGACACGCCGCTGCAAAGGCTGATGGCGCACAAGGCGAGCAATGCTTTCTGCGGCCAAAAGGTCATGGATCGTTTCTCTTCATGGGTAATCGACTTCATTGGTAATCCACCACCAGAGTGGCGGTCGCATCGAAGGCCCCGCCTGTCAACGTACTGCCGACGCGCTTGACCGGTACCGCCTGAACCACCGGTAAATTGGGATAGGTAAAGTTCACCGCCGTGTTCAAAGGCCAGTCAGTGCCATTGACGAACAGCTTCACCCCAAGGTCTGGCTTGCGGGTCACGAGCACACGACTGTCAAACGCAGCCCCGGTGCCCTTGAGTTCCAGTGTCAGCGCGTTGCTGTACGGCGCATTACAGGTAACGGTGTAGGGCACACCACGGCGGTAGTTGATTCCGTCGATCCTTGAGGTCAGCAGGTCATTGCCGAATGGCACATCGAGCGTACTGCCGCTGTTGATGACGCACGGCGGCGGCGCAATGATCACCGCACGGATGGTCAGGCTGGTCTCGGCCAAAACCGCCTCGCTGACGGCCCACATCAGAGCGCCTATAAACACGGCCCACGAGCCGTTTGACTTCGCCATTTTTCTGCCCTTACTCATAATTGAGCCTGAAATCCACCACGGCCCGGAATGCCCCGCTGGTCAACGGTGCGGAGGTGCGTGTGGGCCGAACGTTCCAGGTCTGGGTGGCGCCACCCAGGGGCAGGAACAAAGGTTCTCCCCGCTGCCCCAGGTTTACATCCCGGCCACGCACATCCGTTAATTGCAGGCCCATCCCGGTAATGCCTTGCACTTTGACCAGGCGTGGATCATCGGCATCGGCCGGAGCGAGGAACGCGACCGACAGCACCGGTTGAAAGGCACTCCACGTCAGATTGCCTGTGCGTTCACTGCGGATGCTGCCGGCGGTGCGGTGGCAATCGGTGAAGCGCAACTGGAATGCCACTGACCTTGCCTGATCGCCAGGACGACGCAGTTCGCTGGTGGAGACGTCGCCCAAGTCAATGGTTTGATGCACCGACGTCATCTCCAGGTTGCAGGGGGTTTCATGCATTGATCCGGAGATATTCAGTCGTCCGCTCATGCCTTCTATATCGTCTCCATCCTGGGCCTGCGCGCTCCCGACAAGGGCCAGTAACAGGCCGCCCAAGACCTTCACATAGTGCGATTTCATGGCTGACTCCGGTCGGTATTACTGTGTGAGCGGGGCTGCTTGCAGGTTCACCTTGCACGTCTCGCCACTGCAGGTGAACGCCAGCAGCGGCCGCCCGCCGTAGTCATTCACGTAGGCCAGATAAGGCGATGTTCCGAGGGCCTTGGCGGTCGGGCCCAGGGTCAGCGAGCTTTTGGGTGGCACCATCAGCGGTTCGAAACCTGACACGGTCTTGCCATCCTTGGTGCTGCGTGCATCCACCAGGGTCACGAAATACGGCGTTGGGTTGTTCACCTGGTAATGTTCGCCCTGCCGTGAAAGGGTCAGCTTTTCCTGCCAGGGGTTGGACAGATCTTGCTGGGTCGGTGTGATGGCTTGCGGTCGATAGAACAATTTGATCCGGGTTTGCAGCGCGATTTGCAGCGTGTTGGCCTTGTCGCTGCGCGGCGGAATTTCCCGCAGGTTGAAGTAGTAGACCGTCTCCCGATCCTGCGGCAAGGATTTGGCCGCGGGCAGAGCCTGGACCTTTACCTGGCTTTGTTTGCCGGGCTCCACACGCTGCACCGGTGGCAGCACGATCAAGGGCGCGGTGATTTTCTGACCCTGTTCATCCTCAATCCATCCTTGGGCCAGGTACGGCAACTGCGTGTTGTTGTTGGTGATATTCACGCTGGTGGCGTCCTTGCCTCCGTCAAAGATCACGCGTGTACGGTCCAGGGCAATCGCGGCGTGGGCGCTTTGGCTCAGGCTGAAGGCCAGCAATGCGATGGACGAGAGGGTGAGGCGTGTATTGAGCATCATGAGGATGTGTTCTCCGTGGCGGTGTGCTGGCCGGTCAGCTCGGACGGCGCGGGCGAGGTTTGATCAGTGGCTACCATTCGGCAATCCAGTTGCAGGGCATGGGTCAAGCCATCAGCCGGCAAATCCAAAGGCAGCGTAAGAATGCAGCGCGAACTTTCTCCCCAGGTGACGAACATCTGCTCACCCGCCTGGATGCCGCTGAGGTACACACTGCCGCCATCATTCACAATGCCGGTGTCC
This genomic stretch from Pseudomonas synxantha BG33R harbors:
- a CDS encoding DUF1883 domain-containing protein; its protein translation is MKFIHQREHLNEGDIVVIECSQTCNIRLMSDANFRSFKNGGRHTYHGGAFDKFPAKITAPSTGFWNITLDVVTRRAISVTRKPALSHKIRIVRRTSTKLS
- a CDS encoding NAD(P)H-dependent flavin oxidoreductase, whose protein sequence is MSTWPDPRILDLLGIDVPIIQAPMAGATTTAMVIAAQRAGALGSMPAAALSIEQLREAVTVIRQASTRPLNLNFFCHQPPVADEERDRHWKDVLQPYYHELGADFDAPTPVSNRAPFDDAACQLVEQLRPEVVSFHFGLPEQSLLDRVKATGAKVLSSATTVEEAIWLEKHGCDAIIAMGIEAGGHRGLFLSDDLNSQIGLMALVPQMVDAVSVPVIAAGGIGDARGIVAALALGASAVQIGTAYLFTPEASITASHHHALRHALASETALTNLFTGRPARGIVNRVMRELGPINPSAPAFPKAGGALMPLKAKDEAGFSNLWAGQALGLGKDLSTYDLTRQLSEQALTRLARH
- a CDS encoding fimbrial protein, with amino-acid sequence MTFWPQKALLALCAISLCSGVSANLTFSGTLNEPPPCTIDAGNTIEVDFGDVGVKRVDGVKYRQSVGYTINCGTDTLPWELKLSVNGTATTFDSSAVQTSVPALGIRVFQNNQPFVLNSPLEISLSSPPVLEVVPVKQPGATLTPARFTAVATLLAEYQ
- the alkB gene encoding DNA oxidative demethylase AlkB, producing MPGPTADLFADAALQQPAGREQIGEESYVLRGYALPWIERLLPELRRVLAQSPFRQMVTPGGFTMSAALSSCGALGWTTDTRGYRYSPLDPRNQQPWPAMPDALRQLAMAAATEAGFRDFLPDACLINRYVPGAKMSLHQDKNERSYSAPVVSVSLGLPAIFLFGGHERSDKTQKVSLFHGDVVVWGGVDRLRFHGVMPIKAGEHPVMGAQRINLTFRTAG
- a CDS encoding fimbrial protein; this encodes MAKSNGSWAVFIGALMWAVSEAVLAETSLTIRAVIIAPPPCVINSGSTLDVPFGNDLLTSRIDGINYRRGVPYTVTCNAPYSNALTLELKGTGAAFDSRVLVTRKPDLGVKLFVNGTDWPLNTAVNFTYPNLPVVQAVPVKRVGSTLTGGAFDATATLVVDYQ
- the ada gene encoding bifunctional DNA-binding transcriptional regulator/O6-methylguanine-DNA methyltransferase Ada, with amino-acid sequence MNNEHDPRWAAIIARDAKADALFVYGVKTTGVYCRPSSASRLPRPENIEFFDTPAQAEAAGYRASKRAAGDQTQLAAYHAQLVADACRLIEQAETPPSLDVLAGQAGLSPFHFHRVFKAGTGLTPKRYASALRSRKVRDGLKGQQSVTDALYDAGFNANSRFYEAADQLLGMKPKDYKGGGVNNTIRFAVGQCSLGAILVAQSQRGVCAILLGDDPDKLVHDLQDQFPKAELVGADQDFEQLVAQVVGFVEAPALGLDLPLDLRGTAFQERVWQALREIPVGSTASYAQIAEHIGAPTAFRAVAQACGANHLAVAIPCHRVVRSNGELSGYRWGVERKRELLKRETPPS
- a CDS encoding fimbrial protein, yielding MGYKRIHPVWACAALVLSLGLIAEGNAADNLSFRGNLVEEACTIRPGDEAITLELWDLTSKYLYLNTRSLGKVFKLHLEDCDTTVGNTVTITFGGRENPELPGLLALDGGSGASGIAVGLETPANNPLPLNTVSDRQVLSDGNNVIELKAYVQGEPRAIQEQTIGHGAYTVTSTFTLDYP
- a CDS encoding fimbrial protein, yielding MKRLHGAIVFLALLGITMNVKAAQCRVNGGPWIQIDIGGTLNLQVPVDVRLGSDATRILLEGANLECRFTPYPGFPPHLTDYWSTGVQAGAPWTPGPKFVNQGTGLRINGTFQNTPVPYGIRVSTMPNNSLGVPINVTPYILIRNNPTNPIDIRIGDTLGVLRLYQTNNYNAYGTALALTYTAANNFSISPSTCTINNNNPIEINFGDVNQRAIGSDPLTSAIRVNRRLTYSCPDGGITTPITITYKGIPSSFDNRLLMMTNPNVGTALVRGGSAVPVNGSFLTRITNSVGGDDVTFSLARRAGSLPTPGATSGSGVLVMGVP